The Nothobranchius furzeri strain GRZ-AD chromosome 8, NfurGRZ-RIMD1, whole genome shotgun sequence sequence gtagtgtctgcgtctctatatggtgtcttctgtttgtagacctttttatcatcccctcaggtccagtgttcattagttatcctctgtgccccaagttgcagctccagcctcattgtccccagctgtgtgtgtgtgtgtgtgtgtgtgtgtgtgtgtgtgtgtgtgtgtgtgtgtgtgtgtgtgtgtgtgtgtgtgtgtgtgtgtgtgtgtgtgtgcttgtccattccccattcctgttatattagtgcatttgtgtgACTGATGGTGTGTGTGGGTTAATCCTTCCCACAGCCTTTAGgttcagttttgtgttttagagttttttaggtttatttggccctcctctgtttctgcttgcccattttgattattaggttcacctgtcttccctccagctctcactccacacacctgccgccattttccctaatcacttctccctgtgtatataagctctgtcttgtctgtgtacggtgtcggttcattgttgttgctgtcagtgtgttattctgtcagtctctcgttCCTAGCTCTAGTGTTTCTTGGTTCTTCTCGTGGTTTCAGTGTTCTTTGATCTCTAGTTTATATTTTTGGATGTTTTGGATTACTGGCTTCtgccctttggatttatttttgttttggactcagcctgcaaaataaaggattttcttaTATTTcatctcctgcctcttgtcatcctgggttctgcattttgggtcctaccatctGCAATTGTGACAGAAGGGTTATGTTTCCCCATAACAATAGAAGTGTAGTGATAAATATGAATTTACATCTATATTTATCAAATGTGGTTGAGACTTAGATTGTCTTCGTCGTTTATAATTTTATATTAAATAACTCGAGGCACCatccagttttgtctgtgtgaacttggacactggatttaatatttatcttcttctcaatgtaatcagtctcaaagttaacaccacattttaatccaaaggatgaattcttgacagaatgcgccgattattcctgagaattgctagacaatgatcaggcgttatttacgttttgtgaatttattacgAAATCAGAATACACTGGCAAAagtaccaaacacagcttatagtttcatgcatggaattaagaaaattgttaacccaaagctttatggcagtgataggaaATAACTGATCTGTGATGAAAGTGGAAATTCGGTGACACCAGGATTATAGAAAATATTAGGAATAACTTCACCAAGGAGAacaagtaagtgtgtgtgtgtgtgtgtgtgtgtgtgtgtgtgtgtgtgtgtgtgtgtgtgtgtgtgtgtgtgtgaataaggatGCGTGTGCAGCAGAGAAAGAAGATACATCTTGAAAGATAAACAAAAATTTGGATAGAAAATAACAAGCCATAAAAGTTTaagtctgaattcactaatcgggcttagccggaaaagtcagccagatgaaaaTGATTCGCAGGCCTGCTTTCCGTCGCCGGGAGGGTAGCCAGTGGCCCCAACCACCTTGGGTTCCTGACTCGTGGTCTTTTTGGATTAAATGTTACTGGCTCCCTGTTCGATCAACGTTGGTCTTGAAAGGAGAGAATGTGCTAATCAATAGTGGCTTGACTTTTCGGTTCCTTCACCTCTGCGGCCTCGAAACGTGAAATTCAGATCGCTGGCCCAAATTATTCCAGAACAGAGCCGAATCATCAAACTGTTTTCCAAACCGCTTTTACTTTTAATGACTCGAGAACACGCAGACTTCTggtttcacgtaggaagtcaaaacaaaacaaacggagttgctgctaagttttaccgtaacttttCAGAGCTAATTACTTTAAAGCGCTGGGTTCTGCTGGGCCAGATGGAAAACAGCCCGCAGGGAATGAGCTTAAAGCGTCCTTTGTTCTTAAACTGCCGCCACAAGGTTCGGATGGGCGctgttacggaccctgagttctccagcactcagcttctactccgcacccttattcccgcaccattttcaggaccatggagagcgcccagctccctggcttcactctatgcagctgacttacatcaggaatcacccagctggagcagataaagatcagcctgctcagaggctgacagagagagagggagagagagagagagagagaggattgaggctgacagagagaggactggagagaggattggagtgaaagattgcttgttttggagaacttgtggacggttgcccctggctggtttaatttccacccgcataagaaaaccggttgagctccggttttctttgctcttaacagagttgactgttgcgtgggtgagttggttcaccagtggaccttttggtaaggcctccgggcaagctccgttgttcctggtttattttcagaaccagtgagtttccgttcccattgttatttgctcctttagttaccttaagccctcagcatttgttcctgcagcctaaattaaactcccattttcattaaacaggttttttatcccttagggacacctttagttaataaaaggactttcttttgattgtgacttggtgtcagattgtttcttttcttttctcacgttcctgtgttaggcctccctgaacctagaccaggctgaggtcgtaacatattgggggctcgtccgcgatattattttgttattaatttatttgttacgttaacgtgattggtggtgtgatttgagtacccgtgtttttgttgctgatttttgtgctaacgtgagcatgtttaatttaaaggagtttctggctgccccttctcgggaccaggtcgaaagcttcaaaaggaccgaactggcagagttggctgtacacctcggtctccaaggcatccagaacctgctgaaaaaggacttaaaggatTCTGTGATGGCCGCGTTGGAAAAGGAAGGTTTGTTACAACCTCCTTTCAGTGACTCTTCGGATTTGCCCCTGAAACAGGACATGGAGGATGGACAGACTGTGAAAGCTTCTACTTCCGTTCCTGTGGGTGCTGCACCCGAGCGCCCTTCTGTCCCAGATGAACAGGACGCTCTTTCGCGGCAGACGCCGCTCACAGGAGAGAGTTTATCCCCCACTTCCTCTGCTGCTAGTATGGAGAATGCACGTCTTCGTCTCAGGCTGGCCCGCATGAAATATGAGGCTGAGGAAAAGTCCCGATTGCAGCAAATCGAACTGGAGATCCGCCGCTGTGAGATCGAGGCTGAAACAAAGTTAAAACTGAAACGTATGGAGTTGGAATACCAAGCAAGAGGAGGTGCTTCTTCTACTACAGACTATGAGCACGAGAGGTCCATGGACAAACAGAGAAACGAGTGTGACATCAGCAAGTGCCTTGTTCTGGTGCCGACTTTCCGGGAGAGCGAGGTTGACAGCTACTTCGCTACATTTGAGCGTCTGGCTGCTGCTTTAGACTGGCCCCAAGAGGTGTGGTCCATTATGCTGCAGTGTAAGTTAACCGGAAAGGCTCAAGAGGTAATTGCTTCTCTTTCTTTATCTGACAgcatggattataataaagtaaaagctgctgttcttgttgcttatgagttggttcctgaagcctatcgtcagaagttccggtcacagcatgtaaaactctccacgcaaacttatgttgagttctctagagaaaaagctctgatgtttgagaaatggatccttgcctcaaaggttgaaactctacaggatcttaaagagctaattctcctggaggaatttaagaagtgtttgccagagaggttggcattatatttaaatgaaagaaaagtctcttctctctcctcagccGCCCTACTGGCGGATGAGTTTGTGTTGACGCACCGTGTTGGTGGTGTTCATCAGGGTGAATCTGCCCGCCCGGTGTCAGTAACACCTTTTAGAAactccttctcctcctcgtcctcaGAAACCTCGCTGTTATTATTGCCACCTGGTGGGGCATGTCGCGAGAGATTGTGTAATCCTCAAGCGGAGGAATGAAAAAAGAGGGTCTGCTGCGCAGCCCGTGGGTTTTGTCTCCAAGTCGGGAGAAAATAACCGTGGTTTTGGTCCTTTCATGTCAGAAGGACAAGTGTCTCTTACAGAAAGCTGTGAAAAGCTGACCCCTGTTAAGATTTTAAGAGACACTGGGGCTTCTCAGACGTTAACTTCACAGAAAGTGTTGCCATTTGATGACTTGAGCTCTACCGGCTCTTCCGTGTTGTTGGCAGGAGTAAATGCTGTGCCTGTTTCTCGCCCGCTTCACAGGATTTACTTGAGGAGTGGACTTTTTACTGGGTGGTGTGAAGTAGCAGTCTGCCCTTCCTTGCCTGTGGAAGGTGTAGCTCTTCTTTTAGGGaacgacttggctggaggtgcgGTCATTCCTCCCCCAGTGGTGAAAGAGAACATCGCACCCGGAGAGTGTGAGGAGACTCCCGCAGGAGTGCTCCCCGCTTGTGTGTGTACCCGATCTCAAGCTAAGAGAGCGCATGAGATTTTGGATCTCTCCAGTTTGTTTGACGATTCGCAGAGTGATGTTCTTAATCCCGCTGAAACAACTTCTTCCACTCATCTGGTCACAAATGAAGTGTCGTCCAACATGTTTCCGCTAAGTCCGGCTTCTTTGGAGGCGGAACAACGGTCTGATAAATCTCTgaccgactgctttgagcatgtgggaaagaaaataaatggaacTACTGGTTATGTTATTGAGAATGGTGTGTTACTGAGAACCTGGTGTAACCGAGCTGCTAAAAATGCCCCTTGGGGTTTGGTAAGACAGATTGTGGTGCCGACAAAATACCGAACTCACATCCTGTCAGTGGCGCATGAAAGCCCGTGGTCCGGTCACTTAGGAATTAGAAAGACCTACCAGCTCGTCTTAGAGCATTTTTTTTGGCCAGGACTTAAAAAGGATGTGGTGCGGTTTTGCAATAGCTGTCATCTCTGTCAAGTAGTGGGAAAACCAAATCAGATCCTGGCTCCGGCCCCTCTGAAACCGATTCCTATTATAGGAGATCCATTCGACCATGTGGTAGTTGACTGTGTGGGCCCTCTGCCCAGGAGCAAATCGGGAAAACGGTTTTTACTCACTGTAATGTGTACAGCCACCCGTTTCCCTGAAGCCATCCCACTTTCATCCATCACTGCAAAGGCGGTTACAAGAGCTCTGGTACATTTCTTTTCATTTGTAGGGTTACCAAAGGTTATTCAGACTGACCAAGGTTCGAATTTCAGATCTGAAATTTTCAAAAGTGTGACCCAGACCTTAGGGATTAAACATGTTCTCTCCTCCCCCTACCATCCGGAGAGTCAGGGTGCCCTCGAGAGGTGGCATCAAACTTTTAAAACAATGTTAAAGAAATATTGTTGTTCTTCAGGAAACCAATGGGATGAGGGTGTCCCATTCATTGTATTCGCTGCACGGGAAGCAAACCAGGAGTCTTTGGGATTTAGTCCAGCACAGTTGGTTTTTGGGCACACGCCCCGGGGACCTCTGAAAGCCTTAAAAGAGTGATTTCTGGAACCACCCTCTCCTCAGAAACAAAGTACAGCTCGTTTTGTTCGTGCTTTCAGAACCAGGCTGAGAGAGGCTAATGCCCTAGCCCGTGAACATTTAAGAGGCGCACAGGACAAAATGAAGTTTGAGTTTGATCGACATGCTGAAAAACGCATTTTTTCTCCTGGAGATTCGGTCCTTGTGTTAAACCCGGCTACATCCCATGGTCTGTCCGCAAAATTCGAGGGACCTTATTTCGTAGAAAAAAAACTGAGCGACACTTCGTATGTCTTAAACACCCCTGATCGTCGCAGGAAAAGCCGTGTC is a genomic window containing:
- the LOC139071442 gene encoding uncharacterized protein: MAALEKEGLLQPPFSDSSDLPLKQDMEDGQTVKASTSVPVGAAPERPSVPDEQDALSRQTPLTGESLSPTSSAASMENARLRLRLARMKYEAEEKSRLQQIELEIRRCEIEAETKLKLKRMELEYQARGGASSTTDYEHERSMDKQRNECDISKCLVLVPTFRESEVDSYFATFERLAAALDWPQEVWSIMLQCKLTGKAQEVIASLSLSDSMDYNKVKAAVLVAYELVPEAYRQKFRSQHVKLSTQTYVEFSREKALMFEKWILASKVETLQDLKELILLEEFKKCLPERLALYLNERKVSSLSSAALLADEFVLTHRVGGVHQGESARPVSVTPFRNSFSSSSSETSLLLLPPGGACRERLCNPQAEE